One bacterium DNA window includes the following coding sequences:
- a CDS encoding aminotransferase class III-fold pyridoxal phosphate-dependent enzyme: MKKLELHDKIAGSPEKKIAGIQDDWWTDISPDLWKSHNSYLVDRSGEEYLDFFGFLSTAPVSYNHPRLRDKAFLDRLAKASFYRPSLADFWTEELAEFVDALRKYGTPDYLHHYFFIDGGALAVENALKASFDWKVRRNLEKGLIDHDPTEDLMPLGTKVISFESAFHGRSGYTLSLTHTNDKRKYKYFPKFDWFRVEPPVMRFDNNGAVSNPEEVQAQEKKAADAIVSILEKHGDDVAAFIIEPIQCEGGDRHIPSSFFTTLRNLGDKYDVLLIYDEVQTGFGTTGKMWGHEHFGRDAKPDIIAFSKKSQVGGVMANHDKFARFKDNVFANNDGGKSRLNSTWGGHPSDMLRGAEYLKIIHDENLLANASEKGEKLLSGIREFCKKYDTLIENPRGRGMLLGFDAATPQDQGNLWQAMKEENLLALTCGTRTIRFRPHLDLTDDDVEQGLDRLGRALKKISR, encoded by the coding sequence ATGAAAAAATTGGAACTGCACGACAAAATCGCCGGATCTCCGGAGAAAAAAATAGCTGGAATACAGGACGACTGGTGGACAGACATATCACCTGATTTGTGGAAATCTCACAACAGTTATCTTGTTGACAGGTCAGGAGAAGAGTATCTTGATTTTTTCGGATTTTTATCAACAGCGCCTGTTAGTTATAATCATCCGCGTTTAAGAGATAAAGCATTTCTTGACAGGCTGGCAAAAGCATCTTTTTACAGGCCGTCACTTGCTGATTTCTGGACTGAGGAACTTGCAGAATTTGTTGATGCATTAAGAAAATACGGAACACCAGATTATCTTCATCACTACTTTTTTATTGACGGCGGAGCTCTTGCTGTTGAGAATGCTCTTAAAGCCTCATTTGACTGGAAAGTAAGGCGCAACCTTGAAAAGGGTTTAATTGATCATGACCCCACGGAAGACCTTATGCCCCTTGGAACAAAAGTTATATCTTTTGAGTCCGCTTTTCACGGAAGGTCAGGATACACACTTTCTTTAACGCATACTAATGATAAGAGAAAGTACAAGTATTTCCCAAAATTTGACTGGTTCAGAGTTGAACCTCCTGTTATGCGTTTTGACAATAACGGAGCGGTTTCAAATCCTGAAGAAGTACAAGCGCAGGAGAAAAAAGCGGCTGATGCTATTGTTTCCATTCTTGAGAAGCATGGCGATGATGTGGCTGCATTTATTATAGAACCCATTCAGTGTGAAGGCGGTGACCGCCATATACCATCCTCATTTTTTACAACATTAAGAAATCTTGGTGACAAGTATGATGTTCTGCTTATTTATGATGAAGTGCAGACAGGATTCGGAACAACCGGTAAAATGTGGGGGCATGAACACTTCGGGCGAGATGCAAAGCCGGATATTATTGCTTTTTCAAAAAAGAGCCAGGTAGGCGGAGTAATGGCCAACCATGATAAATTTGCCCGGTTTAAAGATAATGTATTTGCAAATAATGACGGAGGAAAAAGCCGCCTTAATTCTACATGGGGAGGACACCCTTCCGACATGCTGAGAGGCGCAGAGTATCTGAAAATAATACATGATGAGAACCTTCTTGCTAATGCTTCTGAAAAAGGGGAAAAACTTCTCTCGGGAATCAGGGAATTTTGTAAAAAGTATGATACTTTGATAGAGAATCCGAGAGGCAGGGGAATGCTGCTTGGGTTTGATGCTGCAACTCCGCAGGATCAGGGAAACCTGTGGCAGGCAATGAAGGAAGAAAACCTGCTTGCACTTACGTGCGGAACAAGAACAATAAGATTCAGGCCGCACCTTGATTTAACAGACGATGATGTGGAGCAGGGGCTTGACAGATTAGGCAGGGCCTTGAAAAAAATATCAAGATGA
- a CDS encoding CDP-alcohol phosphatidyltransferase family protein, with protein sequence MTKLSEINPIPRKVENFFLSAIGPIVNLASKLNVHPNTFTTLSFLMGAVASYFVIIGNLRIASLFLLFSGLCDVLDGRLARQSNKVTKFGALYDSTLDRYSEVVFFFGLAYFFISHDWFLTTVAVAIGLGGSLMVSYVRARAEGLGFECKVGILQRPERLLLLGIGGLIHLYTLVAAIWIVAVLSNVTAIQRIVHVWDQDKKEKSQNSV encoded by the coding sequence ATGACAAAACTTTCTGAAATTAATCCCATACCCCGAAAGGTGGAGAATTTTTTTCTTTCGGCAATTGGCCCGATAGTGAATTTGGCATCAAAATTAAATGTTCATCCAAATACATTTACAACATTAAGTTTTTTAATGGGTGCTGTAGCATCGTATTTTGTTATTATCGGCAATTTGAGAATAGCGTCTCTGTTTTTACTGTTTTCCGGCCTTTGCGATGTGCTTGACGGAAGACTTGCAAGACAGAGCAATAAGGTTACAAAATTCGGAGCCTTATACGATTCCACTCTTGACCGTTATTCGGAAGTGGTTTTCTTCTTCGGCCTGGCATATTTTTTTATAAGCCATGACTGGTTTTTAACAACAGTTGCAGTTGCAATAGGGCTCGGAGGTTCTCTTATGGTAAGCTATGTCCGGGCCAGAGCCGAGGGGCTTGGATTTGAATGTAAAGTGGGTATTCTTCAAAGGCCTGAAAGGCTTCTTCTGCTTGGAATAGGCGGATTAATCCATCTGTATACGCTTGTTGCTGCAATATGGATAGTTGCTGTTTTATCAAATGTAACTGCAATTCAGCGTATAGTGCATGTTTGGGATCAGGACAAGAAAGAGAAAAGCCAGAATAGTGTATAA
- a CDS encoding inositol-3-phosphate synthase: protein MEIKEPKGKLGVLVPGLGAIGTTFIAGVESILRGHVLPYGSLTQMGTIRLGKRTDNRIPKIKDFVPLANLEDLVIGGWDIFPDNGYQAAKKAGVLKDADIERVRDKLEALKPMKGVFDNRYVKLLHGTWIKSGKTKMDLAKQLMEDISNFKENNGVDRMVMIWCASTEIFLKQEPVHESIEAFEKGLEENHEAIPNSMIYAYAAMKMGVPFANGAPNLTVDVPVIRQLAKENGLPIAGKDFKTGQTLMKTILAPGLKARLIGLNGWFSTNILGNRDGEVLDDPESFKTKEESKLSVLEHILQPKLYPELYDNFYHKVRINYYPPRGDNKEGWDNLDIFGWMGYQMQIKIDFLCRDSILAAPIVLDLIMFMDLAKRSGMSGIQEWLSFYFKSPMTAPGLYPEHDLFIQLMKLKNTLRHLRGEEPITHLGLEYYD from the coding sequence ATCGAAATAAAAGAACCCAAAGGGAAACTTGGAGTACTGGTTCCCGGCCTGGGTGCAATAGGTACAACATTTATTGCAGGGGTTGAATCAATATTACGGGGCCATGTCCTGCCCTACGGGAGTTTAACCCAAATGGGAACAATAAGGCTTGGAAAGAGGACTGATAACAGGATACCGAAAATCAAGGATTTTGTCCCTCTTGCAAATCTGGAAGATCTCGTTATCGGAGGATGGGATATTTTCCCTGATAACGGCTATCAGGCTGCTAAAAAAGCCGGTGTGCTTAAAGATGCCGATATTGAAAGAGTAAGAGATAAACTTGAAGCATTAAAACCCATGAAGGGAGTTTTTGATAACAGATATGTGAAACTGCTTCACGGCACATGGATTAAATCCGGTAAAACCAAGATGGACCTCGCTAAGCAGTTAATGGAAGATATTAGTAATTTTAAAGAAAATAACGGCGTTGACCGAATGGTTATGATCTGGTGTGCGTCAACAGAGATATTTTTAAAGCAGGAGCCTGTACACGAATCGATTGAAGCCTTTGAAAAGGGATTGGAAGAGAATCATGAAGCAATTCCCAATTCAATGATATATGCTTATGCAGCAATGAAAATGGGCGTGCCTTTTGCAAACGGTGCTCCGAATCTTACAGTTGATGTTCCTGTTATCAGGCAGCTTGCCAAAGAAAACGGCCTTCCAATCGCAGGGAAAGATTTTAAAACAGGGCAGACACTTATGAAAACCATTCTTGCTCCGGGCCTTAAAGCAAGGCTTATAGGGCTTAACGGGTGGTTCTCAACAAATATTCTTGGAAACAGGGACGGGGAAGTTCTTGACGATCCTGAATCTTTTAAAACAAAAGAGGAATCGAAGCTTTCGGTTCTGGAACATATCCTTCAGCCCAAGCTATATCCTGAACTTTACGACAATTTTTATCACAAGGTAAGAATTAATTATTATCCGCCGAGAGGAGACAATAAAGAGGGATGGGATAATCTTGATATTTTCGGCTGGATGGGTTATCAAATGCAGATTAAGATTGATTTTTTGTGCCGTGATTCAATTCTTGCAGCACCGATTGTACTGGATTTGATTATGTTTATGGATCTTGCAAAGCGGTCAGGAATGAGCGGAATTCAGGAATGGCTTTCATTTTATTTTAAGAGCCCCATGACAGCACCAGGCCTTTATCCTGAACATGATTTGTTTATTCAGCTGATGAAACTAAAAAATACTCTCAGACATCTGCGCGGAGAGGAACCTATTACTCATCTCGGGCTGGAATATTACGATTGA
- a CDS encoding S41 family peptidase, translating into MKKMRRIATNIVILSLFVVFFFIISNMAQGSDVYRVISKNLTVLGEIYKRISTNYVDKIDPDKFFKAGIQGMLNTLDPYTNYIEKESKSQLQILTDGKYEGVGMMLIYRNNVVTVAEPPFLGTPAARAGIREGDRIIKVDTSWTKNLGFSKTSMHVRGPAGSEVTLTIKREGEPHPLKFTLIREAIKVEDLVYASEIRDGIGYLKLTRFSRNVGSDIAQAIHKMDPDNLKGLILDLRSNPGGMLKSAVDVSDVFLQRGKVIVSTKGRVKQSNRKFVSLSNPVYGEKPLIVLVNSFSASASEIVAGAIQDHDRGIVVGDTTFGKGLVQTLFPMTRETALKITTAKYYTPSGRCIQKRHYSSWESFESDSLKHFSTDNGRAVKAGGGIAPDVYVAPRLVSDYVVALRRRSLFFNFAVHYANNKKQIDKSVKITPDILTEFRNYITEKSFKYELPIEKNLELFRKEAVSDKLDHDLINRIDALGVSIEQSKGRLFDASSNDIKLILKQELASKYFGTKRSIEIGINGDPTVKKAIEIISKPKLYNSLIKKTISNN; encoded by the coding sequence ATGAAAAAGATGAGACGCATTGCAACTAATATTGTAATTTTGAGCCTGTTTGTTGTTTTTTTCTTTATAATAAGCAATATGGCCCAGGGCTCGGATGTGTACAGGGTTATATCAAAGAATCTGACTGTTCTCGGCGAAATATATAAAAGGATATCAACAAACTATGTTGATAAGATAGACCCGGATAAATTTTTCAAAGCAGGAATTCAAGGAATGCTGAACACCCTTGACCCATACACAAATTATATTGAAAAAGAGAGTAAGAGCCAGCTGCAGATATTGACTGACGGAAAATACGAAGGCGTGGGTATGATGCTCATCTATCGCAATAATGTTGTTACTGTTGCGGAGCCTCCTTTCCTCGGAACTCCTGCTGCACGAGCTGGAATCAGAGAGGGCGACCGGATCATTAAGGTTGACACGTCATGGACAAAAAATCTTGGGTTCAGCAAAACAAGTATGCATGTAAGAGGCCCTGCAGGATCGGAAGTAACATTAACAATAAAGCGCGAGGGAGAGCCGCATCCTCTGAAATTCACACTTATTCGGGAAGCAATTAAAGTTGAAGATCTTGTCTATGCAAGTGAAATAAGAGACGGTATAGGATATCTGAAGCTGACGCGTTTTTCCAGAAATGTAGGTTCGGATATTGCGCAGGCAATACATAAAATGGATCCGGACAATCTTAAAGGGCTCATCCTGGACCTTCGCTCCAACCCGGGTGGGATGCTTAAATCAGCAGTTGATGTTTCTGATGTTTTTTTGCAGAGGGGGAAAGTTATTGTTTCTACAAAGGGCAGAGTCAAACAGTCCAACAGAAAATTTGTATCTCTTTCAAATCCTGTTTACGGAGAAAAGCCGCTTATTGTTCTTGTAAACAGCTTCAGTGCGTCAGCTTCCGAGATTGTCGCAGGAGCAATACAGGACCATGACAGAGGTATAGTTGTAGGAGACACAACTTTCGGTAAAGGGCTTGTTCAAACGCTGTTTCCCATGACCCGTGAAACAGCACTTAAAATAACAACTGCAAAGTACTATACACCGAGCGGCAGATGCATTCAAAAAAGGCATTATTCTTCGTGGGAATCTTTTGAATCTGATTCTTTAAAACATTTTTCAACAGATAACGGAAGAGCGGTAAAAGCAGGAGGAGGAATAGCTCCTGATGTTTATGTTGCTCCGAGGCTTGTAAGTGATTATGTTGTTGCCTTAAGAAGGAGGTCTCTTTTCTTTAATTTTGCAGTCCATTATGCAAATAATAAAAAACAAATTGATAAATCTGTGAAAATAACGCCTGACATTTTAACTGAATTCAGAAATTACATAACGGAAAAGTCTTTTAAGTATGAACTGCCCATTGAGAAAAATCTTGAACTGTTTCGTAAGGAAGCGGTTTCTGACAAGCTTGACCATGATCTGATAAACAGAATAGATGCTTTGGGCGTTTCCATAGAACAATCAAAAGGCCGTCTTTTTGATGCAAGCAGCAATGATATCAAACTTATTTTAAAACAGGAACTGGCATCAAAATATTTTGGTACAAAACGGTCCATTGAGATTGGAATCAACGGTGATCCGACAGTAAAAAAAGCAATTGAAATTATTTCAAAGCCGAAATTGTATAACTCGTTGATTAAAAAAACAATCAGCAATAATTAA
- a CDS encoding aspartate 1-decarboxylase encodes MYRQMLRAKIQRARVTGADLFYEGSITIDQDLMDAAGILPFEKVHILNIANGSRAETYVIKGERGKGEIIMNGAIARLAQVSDPVIILSYASCDEKEAKELIPKIVLVDDNNRIRDIIS; translated from the coding sequence ATGTATCGCCAGATGCTCCGTGCAAAAATTCAACGAGCACGGGTAACAGGTGCGGACCTCTTTTATGAGGGGAGCATAACAATTGATCAGGATCTTATGGATGCTGCTGGTATTCTGCCTTTTGAGAAGGTTCATATACTCAATATAGCAAATGGTTCACGTGCTGAAACATATGTTATTAAGGGAGAAAGAGGCAAGGGAGAGATAATAATGAATGGGGCAATTGCCAGGCTTGCTCAGGTTAGTGATCCTGTTATAATACTCTCCTATGCAAGCTGCGATGAAAAGGAAGCAAAAGAGCTGATCCCGAAAATAGTTCTTGTTGATGATAATAATCGCATAAGAGATATTATATCTTAA
- the tmk gene encoding dTMP kinase codes for MQEKRENIFKDLLITFEGIDGSGKSVQARKLLANLRFRGFSAILVRDPGGPVISEKIRELLLQSEKGSVDSVAELMLYEAARAQLLAEKILPAFSAGNIVISDRFTDSTLAYQGYGRKLPLDAVLTANSLVCGDVKPAVTFILDISLEESLRRREKTVEADDRIEKEKEGFFRDVIAGYKTIAEQEPGRVIMLDGNLAVEKLEQIILGNVLNIIESEKL; via the coding sequence TTGCAAGAGAAAAGGGAAAATATTTTCAAAGATTTATTAATTACTTTTGAGGGGATAGACGGGTCGGGAAAATCAGTTCAAGCTCGCAAGCTGTTAGCTAATCTGCGTTTCAGGGGGTTTTCAGCCATTCTTGTCAGAGACCCGGGAGGGCCTGTTATTTCCGAAAAAATAAGAGAGCTTCTTCTTCAAAGCGAAAAGGGTTCGGTTGATTCTGTTGCAGAGCTTATGCTGTATGAAGCTGCACGTGCTCAGCTTCTTGCCGAGAAAATACTTCCCGCTTTTTCTGCCGGGAATATTGTTATTTCCGACAGGTTCACAGATTCGACACTTGCATATCAGGGTTACGGCAGAAAACTGCCTCTTGATGCAGTTTTAACTGCAAATAGTTTAGTGTGCGGGGATGTAAAACCGGCTGTAACCTTTATTCTGGATATCTCTCTGGAAGAATCTCTGCGGAGAAGAGAAAAAACAGTTGAAGCTGATGACAGGATTGAGAAAGAAAAAGAGGGCTTTTTCAGGGATGTAATAGCCGGATATAAAACAATCGCAGAGCAGGAACCTGGCAGGGTTATTATGCTTGACGGAAACCTTGCAGTTGAAAAATTGGAACAAATCATACTTGGGAATGTTTTAAATATAATAGAATCTGAAAAGTTATAG
- the rsmI gene encoding 16S rRNA (cytidine(1402)-2'-O)-methyltransferase codes for MNIDSGESSIKGTLYLVSTPIGNLEDITFRAVRILKETDIIAAEDTRRTGILLNHFGIENRLVSYHDHNKEKSGPALIRNLMQGKSIAVVSDAGTPGISDPAFYLVRLAAEESIKITAVPGASAAVSGLIVSGIATDRFVFEGFLPVKKHRNRRLSQLVEEQRTIVLYESPYRLLKTLNDLRDVLGNRKVAVCRELTKKFEEIVRTTIDDAVEYFSSSRIRGEFVLIIEGNTGKNDKTF; via the coding sequence ATGAACATAGATTCCGGAGAAAGCAGTATAAAAGGCACACTTTACCTTGTAAGTACGCCGATAGGGAATCTTGAAGATATAACTTTCAGAGCTGTCCGAATTCTTAAAGAGACGGATATTATTGCTGCTGAAGATACGCGCAGGACAGGTATTTTACTGAACCATTTTGGTATTGAGAACCGCCTTGTAAGTTATCACGACCACAACAAGGAGAAAAGCGGTCCTGCGCTTATCCGGAACTTGATGCAGGGCAAATCAATTGCAGTTGTTTCTGATGCCGGCACTCCGGGTATTTCCGATCCTGCTTTTTATCTTGTGCGCCTTGCTGCGGAAGAATCTATTAAAATAACAGCTGTACCTGGCGCATCTGCTGCTGTTTCAGGACTGATAGTTTCTGGAATTGCAACTGACAGATTTGTTTTTGAAGGTTTTTTGCCTGTAAAAAAGCACAGAAACAGGCGGCTGTCCCAATTAGTTGAGGAGCAGAGGACAATTGTCTTATATGAATCTCCTTATCGTTTACTTAAGACCTTAAATGATTTAAGGGATGTGCTCGGCAACCGAAAAGTGGCAGTATGCAGAGAATTAACAAAGAAGTTTGAGGAAATTGTACGTACTACAATTGATGATGCAGTTGAGTATTTTTCATCATCGAGAATCCGCGGAGAATTTGTATTAATAATAGAGGGAAATACAGGAAAAAATGACAAAACTTTCTGA
- a CDS encoding pyruvate, phosphate dikinase (catalyzes the formation of phosphoenolpyruvate from pyruvate) produces the protein MSSKYVYLFGDGNADGSAGMKDLLGGKGANLAEMSRLGIPVPPGFTITSEVCTMYTEKGRDQAISLIKDQVEAGVKHIENILNLKFGDSENPLLVSVRSGARISMPG, from the coding sequence ATGAGCAGCAAGTATGTTTATTTATTTGGTGACGGGAATGCAGACGGCAGTGCCGGCATGAAGGATCTGCTGGGTGGAAAGGGTGCAAATCTTGCGGAAATGTCCAGGCTTGGAATACCTGTTCCACCGGGATTTACTATAACATCAGAAGTATGTACAATGTACACTGAAAAGGGCAGAGACCAGGCCATAAGTCTTATCAAAGATCAGGTTGAAGCAGGAGTAAAACACATTGAAAATATTCTGAACCTGAAGTTCGGTGACAGCGAGAATCCTCTTCTCGTTTCAGTCAGATCCGGAGCACGAATATCAATGCCCGG
- a CDS encoding response regulator, protein MMKHLILCVDDQREVLGALRRDLAFLEPCFTIIECESAKEADEVIAEREEDTIAMIICDHIMPIENGVDFLARVTANPKQKKAKRLILTGLATQQDTIRAINEARVDGYIEKPWEEPEIVSAVKKLLLEYVEENSVTDPDLNACLK, encoded by the coding sequence ATAATGAAACATCTGATACTGTGTGTTGATGACCAGAGAGAAGTACTCGGCGCTTTGCGAAGAGATCTGGCATTTCTTGAACCATGCTTTACAATCATTGAGTGTGAATCTGCAAAAGAGGCTGATGAGGTTATTGCAGAACGCGAAGAGGATACAATTGCAATGATTATATGCGACCACATAATGCCGATAGAAAACGGCGTTGATTTTCTTGCAAGAGTAACTGCGAATCCAAAACAGAAAAAAGCAAAGAGGCTTATTCTGACAGGCCTGGCAACACAGCAGGATACAATCAGAGCAATAAACGAAGCAAGGGTTGACGGATATATTGAGAAACCGTGGGAAGAGCCTGAAATTGTTTCAGCGGTAAAAAAATTGCTTTTAGAGTATGTGGAGGAGAACAGCGTTACAGATCCTGACCTTAATGCATGCCTTAAATAA
- a CDS encoding MATE family efflux transporter — protein sequence MTRNRHIYSILKTSLPAAVDLASQPVMWLIEAAFIGRLSAAALGGVGFALQIVIVTCTVLLTFVMGATILINRELGSDNRWTANHIVGQTVMASFLLVIPIGLLWYFGSPLIFKLINEHGVRSISGVESGIQYLQTIAMFTPVLIPNFIAVSLIRGTGDTHVSMVINLTMNITNAVLTPVLIYGLFGFPRMEVRGAALAMGVAHSLGFIMTFFYFRRRTSTLFLSFRELTTPNMQSFKQLFKIGLPATVEQMVWSGGQLVVTSFVALMGITPLALHQLFFRIQAVLSMVYMGFGLSAMAQIGKNIGANQHLLAVRTRKLTNRIVFILGITVLVILVVFSGSILHIFVRKEDTIFADYGFRMIFIIFALVQVPKALNSVISGSLRGAGDIQWLMWVNIVTVLLFEISFNWAGTFIFRFGLAGIWIVQLVDETFKGFLNNKRFHGGKWKLKKL from the coding sequence TTGACAAGAAACAGGCATATTTACTCGATTCTGAAAACTTCCCTGCCTGCTGCTGTTGATCTTGCATCTCAGCCTGTTATGTGGCTTATTGAAGCTGCTTTTATCGGCCGGTTAAGTGCAGCGGCTCTCGGGGGAGTTGGTTTTGCTTTGCAGATTGTCATTGTTACCTGTACTGTTCTGCTTACATTTGTAATGGGAGCAACGATTCTCATTAACAGGGAGCTCGGTTCTGATAACAGATGGACAGCAAATCATATTGTGGGACAGACGGTTATGGCCAGTTTTCTCCTGGTCATTCCTATAGGGCTTTTGTGGTATTTCGGGTCGCCGCTGATATTTAAGCTGATAAATGAACACGGTGTCCGGTCTATATCGGGCGTTGAATCCGGCATTCAATATTTGCAGACCATTGCAATGTTTACACCGGTTCTAATTCCGAACTTCATTGCAGTGAGTCTTATAAGGGGAACAGGCGATACGCATGTGTCAATGGTAATTAATTTAACCATGAATATTACAAATGCGGTTTTAACGCCTGTGCTTATTTACGGGCTTTTCGGATTTCCCCGCATGGAAGTAAGAGGTGCTGCGCTTGCAATGGGAGTTGCCCATTCCCTTGGTTTTATAATGACGTTCTTTTATTTCAGAAGAAGAACGTCAACGCTGTTTCTCTCTTTCAGGGAGCTTACCACTCCCAATATGCAAAGTTTTAAACAGCTCTTTAAAATAGGGCTGCCTGCAACAGTAGAGCAGATGGTATGGTCAGGCGGTCAGCTTGTAGTTACGAGTTTTGTTGCTCTGATGGGCATTACACCTCTGGCCCTGCATCAGCTTTTTTTCAGAATACAGGCTGTGCTTTCAATGGTGTATATGGGTTTCGGGCTGAGTGCCATGGCTCAGATCGGCAAAAATATAGGAGCGAACCAGCATCTTCTTGCTGTCAGGACAAGGAAGCTGACAAACAGAATAGTTTTTATTCTCGGTATTACGGTTCTTGTTATTTTAGTTGTTTTTTCAGGGTCTATTCTCCATATTTTTGTCAGAAAAGAGGATACGATATTTGCGGATTACGGATTCCGCATGATTTTCATAATTTTTGCACTTGTACAGGTTCCCAAAGCGCTGAATTCAGTAATAAGCGGGAGCCTCAGAGGCGCAGGGGATATACAGTGGCTGATGTGGGTAAATATTGTGACAGTTCTTTTGTTTGAAATAAGTTTTAACTGGGCCGGAACTTTTATATTCAGGTTCGGCCTGGCAGGAATATGGATTGTACAGTTGGTTGATGAAACTTTCAAAGGGTTTTTGAATAATAAAAGATTTCACGGCGGAAAGTGGAAATTAAAAAAATTGTAA
- a CDS encoding DUF4159 domain-containing protein, whose protein sequence is MKISRNLLSIIIFSSLFTGAFSQPLTIARVKYHGGGDWYNDPSCIPNLCSFIRQNTNIDVSLKEEQVALTDLELFSYAFLYLTGHGMISFSDQEAANLRSYLLNGGFLYADDDYGMDKSFRQAMHKVFPDRKLLELPFSHGIYSIQFKFPNGLPKIHEHNGMSPQGFAIFDDSGRIMVYYTFETNISDGWADPGVHNDPPDKRLAALKMGTNIVVWALLH, encoded by the coding sequence ATGAAAATCAGCAGAAACTTATTATCTATTATTATATTTTCATCTTTATTTACAGGAGCATTTTCCCAGCCCCTTACAATTGCGCGTGTCAAATATCACGGAGGCGGAGACTGGTATAATGACCCTTCATGCATCCCTAACCTCTGTTCATTCATAAGACAGAACACTAATATTGATGTTTCCTTAAAAGAAGAACAAGTGGCTCTTACGGATCTGGAACTCTTTTCCTATGCATTTCTTTATTTAACGGGGCATGGAATGATCTCATTTTCCGATCAGGAAGCTGCCAATCTCAGATCATATCTTTTAAACGGCGGTTTTCTATATGCTGACGATGATTACGGCATGGACAAATCTTTCAGGCAGGCAATGCACAAAGTCTTTCCAGACCGAAAGCTTTTGGAACTTCCATTCTCCCACGGCATATACAGTATTCAATTTAAATTCCCCAACGGCCTTCCGAAAATCCACGAACATAACGGCATGTCGCCTCAGGGATTTGCAATTTTTGATGATTCCGGAAGAATAATGGTTTATTATACTTTTGAAACAAACATATCCGACGGATGGGCCGACCCCGGGGTGCACAATGACCCTCCTGACAAAAGGCTTGCCGCTCTTAAAATGGGTACGAATATTGTTGTTTGGGCGCTTTTACACTGA
- a CDS encoding DUF456 domain-containing protein gives METAGTILFFLVLIAGVVIIPFGVAGTFIIAADALVYGLLTGFEKVSITLVAILFGVAVGLEVFEAVFGAMLAKKFGGSKWAAIGAIIGGFAGAVAGTPIAPVIGTLLGGFFGAFAGAAIFELLSSGDSSRSLHAGIGAFIGALTSKIAKIIIAIIMAIAVTIQFF, from the coding sequence ATGGAAACAGCAGGTACAATACTATTTTTTCTGGTTCTGATAGCAGGTGTAGTAATAATTCCATTCGGTGTTGCAGGAACATTTATCATAGCAGCCGATGCTCTTGTTTACGGCCTTTTAACAGGATTCGAAAAAGTCAGTATAACTCTTGTTGCAATACTCTTTGGTGTTGCAGTCGGCCTTGAGGTCTTTGAAGCTGTTTTTGGCGCAATGCTCGCAAAAAAATTCGGCGGTTCAAAATGGGCGGCAATAGGAGCCATTATCGGAGGTTTTGCAGGTGCGGTTGCCGGCACTCCGATAGCCCCTGTAATCGGGACTCTTCTCGGAGGTTTTTTCGGTGCCTTTGCAGGCGCAGCAATTTTTGAGCTTTTATCATCAGGAGATTCGTCACGTTCTCTGCACGCGGGGATAGGTGCTTTTATCGGAGCACTGACAAGTAAAATTGCAAAAATAATCATAGCAATTATTATGGCAATAGCAGTAACAATTCAATTTTTTTAG